The genomic region CTCGCAGTTCATCACCCTGAAAATGGGCGACCTGATTTTTACGGGCACGCCCAGCGGCGTGGGCCCGGTGCAGCCCGGCGACCAGCTCACCGGCTATATCGAAGACCAGCAGCTGCTGAATCTGGCTGTGAAGTAGTAGAGAGGTGGGTTGGTGGCGGTGGTCCTACGAGTTGCCCGCAGGGCCTCGTAGGACCACTAAAAAGCCGTCCGGTTCGGCAGCAGAAGCTGTCAGCAAGGGGTGTAGAAATGTAGAACACGTTTGTAGCCCAGACAACCTCCGGGGCATTGAACGACGGCTTACCAACGATTTAGTGGTACTACGAGGCCCTTCGGGCAACTCGTAGCACCACTACCCGTGTCGAACCAATGCCCACGTCCGTCAATCCACTACCCCACTACTCCAGCAATCCACCATACCTAGTATTTCTGAATGCCCAATACGTTGTTTACCAGCTTTTCGCGCCGGCTGCTGAGTCTGGCGGCGCTGCCGCTGCTGCTCACTTGGCCGCCTACATCCTGCGAGGGCCAGGCCCCCGATTCCTCGGCTCCGAAACCAGCGCCGGCTGCCACCGCCGATGCCCGACGCCCCAGTGTGCCGGCCGGCTACTTTCTGTTCCCGATTAAGCCCGGCGTGCAGAACTACCTGGCCGGCAGCATGGGCGAGCTTCGCCCCAACCACTTCCACGGCGGCCTCGACATCAAGACCGACGGCCGCGTGGATTTGCCGGTGTACGCCGCCGCCGACGGCTACATCTCGCGCATGAAGCAGAGCAGCTACGGCTACGGCAACGTGCTCTACATCACGCACCCCAACGGCCTGACGACGGTGTACGGCCACCTCAACCACTTCAAGGGGCCGGTAGCCGCCGAGCTGCTGCGCCGCCAGTATGAGAAGCAGACCTACGATCTGGAGCTGTTTTTCGACAAAACGCAGTTTCCGGTAAAGCGCGGCGAGGTGGTAGCACTATCGGGCAACACGGGCGGCTCGGCGGGCCCGCACCTGCACTGGGAAGTGCGCACCCCCGACGACCACCAACTCAATCCGCTGCAGTTTGGGGGCTTCCCCGAAATCCAGGACCACGTGGCGCCGCAGCTGCAGGCGTTTGCGGTGGAGGCGCTGGGCATTGAAGCCCGCGTGCAGGGGCGCTTCGGCAAGAGCATATTCGTGCCGAAAGCGCCGATGCTGCCCAACGGCGGCGGCTACGTGTGGGCCGATACCATTGCCGCCTTCGGGCAGGTGGGCCTGCTGGTGCAGGGCTTTGATAGGTTCGACGGGGTGTGGAACAAGAACGGCCTGCAGCGCGTGGACGTGCGTGTGAACGGCCAGCCGCTCTACACCCACGTCGTGGATGATATTCCGTTTCCGGAAGGCTCGCGCCAGATCAACCGGCACGTGGACTATGAGTGGCGCGCCACCCAGGGCCGGCAGCTGGAGCGCCTGTTCGTGGACGACGGCAACGACCTGAGCATGTACAAAACCGGCCCCGCCAAGGGCAAGCTGCGCGTGGAAGCCGGCAAGCTCTACGCGGTGGAAATCATGCTGGCCGACTCCTACGGCAACCGCACGCCGCTGCGCTTCGTGCTGCGCGGCGAGCAGCCGGTGTACTACAAAACCCGCTCGGCGCTGGTGAAAAAGCCCACCCTGCGCTACGATATCAGCCGCAACCTGCTGTTGGCCACCGCTTCTGACCCCGACACGGCCTCTGTGGGTGGGCCGCTCACGCTCTACAAAGGCAACCGCCGCCTCACACTGCGCCCCAGCTACACGGTGCAGAGCGAAAACACCTACCTCTACGACCTGCGCGCCGGCCTGCCCGACTCGCTCAGCTTCCAGGGCGTCACGCGCCGCTTCGACCGGCAGGCCAGCATTCCATCGGGCCGGGATTTCGCCTTCTCCACCAGCGCGCTGCAGCTGGGCTTCGCGCCCAAAACGCTGTTTGACACGCTGTATGTGCAAACCAGCTATGCCGCCGGCCTCTGGACGGTGCACCTGCCGCGCACGCCGCTCTACGAAACCCTGCGCCTCACGCTCCGGCCCGAAACGCCCGTAACTGACCCGCGCCGCACCGCCATCTATAGCATAGCGCCCAACGGCGGCAAAGGCTACGTGGGCGGCAAGTGGGCCGCCGACAACACCACCGTATCGGCCCCCATCAAAACCTTCGGCCGCTTCCGTTTGCTCACCGACACCATTCCGCCTTCGGGGCGCCTGCTCAGCAAAGGGCCCGGCGGCGTGGTGTTCAAGGTCGGCGACGACCTGTCGGGGCTGGCCAGCTACCGGCTGGAAGTGAACGGGCAGTTTCACCTGCTGCGCTTTGAGCACAAAAACGCCACTCTGTTCTCGGAGCGCTCCGACACGCTGGGCCCGGTCCTGCGCGGCCCCGCCACGCTCCGCCTCACCGACCAGGCCGGCAACGAGAAGGTGCTGAACGTGGTGCTGTAGCATCGGCCGCGGCCGCGTATGAGTTCGTATATTCCAGTAACCTTTCCCCTATTCTCATGTCCAACAATCTGCTTAAGCGCCGCAAGCCGGTGCTGCTGGCCTCCGTGGCTGCGGCCGTAGCTACCGGCGTGGCTGCCTATGCCTTCGCCCGCCGCAAGCTGCACCCGCCGCTGCCCACCGTGGCCCACGTGGATCTGCACAAGTACATGGGCCTCTGGTACGAGGTGGCCCGGCTCCCGACCCGCTTCGAGAAAGGCTGCCAGCACGTGACGGCCGAGTACACGCTGCGGCCCGACGGCAAAGTGACCGTACGCAACACCTGCCACAAAGAAGGCCTGAATGGCCCCGTGGAAACCGTGACGGGTACGGCCCGCGTGGTAGATGCCGTCACCAACGCCAAGCTGAAAGTGAGCTTCTTCTGGCCGTTTGAAGGCGACTACTGGATCATTGCCCTCGACCACTCCGACTACCGCCACGCCCTGGTGGCCGGCGGCCCCGACCGCACCAACCTGTGGCTGCTGAGCCGCACGCCGCACATGGAGCGCAACCTCCGCGACCACTATCTGGCCAAGGCCCGCGAGCTGGGTTTTGACGTGGACCGCATCCTGTTCACGCCTCAGCCCATTGCCGGCAAGCCGTAACCGTGCCCGGCACGCGGCGGCGCGCTATATTTACCGCAAATCCCAGCCTTATGCCCATTCCCCAGATCGGCGACGCCGCCCCCGCCTTCGAAGCGCCCGACCAGCACGGCAACCTGCACCGCCTGCAGGACTACGCCGGCCGCAAAGTGGCCCTCTACTTCTACCCCAAAGACGACACCAGCGGCTGCACGGCCCAGGCCTGCGACCTGCGCGACAACTACCAGAGCCTGCAGGCCGCCGGCATTCAGGTGCTGGGCGTAAGCATCGACAGCGAGAAGTCGCACAAGAAGTTCGCCGATAAGTACGAGCTGCCGTTTCCGCTGCTCGTGGATGAAGACAAAAAGCTGGTGGAAGCCTACGGCGTGTGGCAGGAGAAATCCATGTACGGCCGCAAGTACATGGGCACCATGCGCTACACCTTCCTGATTGACGCCGACGGCCGTATCGAGAAGGTCATCACCAAAGTCGACACCAAAAACCACGCGGCCCAGTTGCTGTAGGCCCTGTTAGCCCCGCCCGTTTGGCGGGGCTTTTTTTTCGCGCGCCTCGCCCAAGTTCCTACCTTTGCTTTCCCCCAACCTCATAGAATTCATGTCGCACGACGCCAATTCCTTCGCCGCTTCTTCCGAAACCCACGCCCCCGAAGCCACCAAGTCGGTGGCCGAGCTGCAGCAGATTGCCGCGCAGGTGCGCCGCGACATTGTGCGCATGGTGCACGCCGTGAACTCCGGCCACCCCGGCGGCTCGCTGGGCTGCACCGACCTGCTGGTGGCCCTGTACTTCAAGGTGATGAAGCACACGCCCCAGCCCTTCGACATGAACGGCACCAACCAGGACCTGTTTTTCCTGTCCAACGGCCACATTTCGCCGGTTTTCTACTCGGTGCTGGCCCGCTCCGGCTACTTCCCGGTGAGTGAGTTGGCTACGTTCCGCAAGCTCAACTCGCGGCTGCAGGGCCACCCCGCCACCCACGAGCATCTGCCCGGTGTCCGCATTGCGTCGGGCTCGCTGGGCCAGGGGCTGAGCGTGGCCACGGGCGCGGCCCAGGCCAAAAAGCTCAACGGCGACGACCGCACGGTGTTCGTGCTCATGGGCGACGGCGAGCTGCAGGAAGGCCAGATCTGGGAAGCGGCCCTATACGCCCCGCACCACAAAGTCGATAACCTGATTGCCTTCGTGGACCGCAATGGCCAGCAGATCGACGGCCCCACCGACAAGATCGGCGGCCTCGGCGACCTGCGCGCCAAGTTCGAGAGCTTCAACTGGCAGGTGCTGGAAACCAACGGCAACGACCTGCCCACGCTGCTGGCCACCATCGAGGAAGCCCAAAACCTGCTCGGCCAGGGCCGCCCCGTGATGGTGCTCATGGACACCCAGATGGGCTTCGGCGTCGACTTCATGATGGGCTCGCACAAGTGGCACGGCGTTGCGCCGAACGATGAGCAGCTGGAAAAGGCGCTGCAGCAGCTGCTGGTAGAAGAAGCCGGCGACTACTAAATCGCAGATGTTGCAGATAAAGAGGGAATTTCGCTGATCAAACCGCCGGTTTAATGTCTGGCTTGTGTTTGTAAGCGGAAGCCTTTTTATACAGGCATTGGTCTGTTAAGCGTTGCTGCTATGGGCTTCGCGGCAGTTTACTGCTGTTGGTGCCGTACCCGCTGACATTTGGCTTCCCCGCGTTTCGTGGGGGAGCTGCTGTTTCCTCCCTTATGCGCCGCCTGGCCGTTCTTGTATGCGTGCTTGTGAGTCTGGCTACCTGGCCGGGCGCGGGGCTGCGTGCCCAGAACGCGCCGCCGGCCAAGCCGCGTGTCACGCGCATTCTGTTTCTGCTGGATGCCTCGGGCTCGATGCTGGCGCCGTGGGAAGGGCGGGCGCGCATGGACGTGGCCAAGGGCCTGCTGGCCCGCATGGTCGATTCGCTGAACGCCTACCCCAACCTGGAGCTGGGCTTGCGCGCCTACGGCCACCTGCACGACAAGTCGGAAAACAACTGCGAAGACTCCAAGCTGGAAGTGGCCTTCGCGCCTAAAAACGCGGCGGCCATCAAGGCCAAGCTCAAAACCATTGAGCCCCGCGGCAACACGCCCATCACCTTCTCGCTGCTGCAGTCGGCCGGCGACTTCCCGACCGACAAAACGGCGCGCAACGTGCTGATTCTGATTACCGACGGGCTGGAGTCGTGCAAGGGCGACCCGTGCGCGACCTCGCTGGCACTGCAGCGGAAGCGGGTGTTTCTCAAGCCCTTCGTGATTGGCATCGGGGCCGAGCGGGAGTTTGGTAAGCAGCTGGAATGCCTGGGGCAGTACTACAATGCCGCTGACGTGAAGACATTCCGCACCATCCTCAACGACGTGGTAGCCCAGACGCTGGCCAAAACCACCGTGGCCGTCAACCTCACCGACGAGGCCGGCCGGGGCGTGGAAACGAACGTGAACCTGACGTTTCTCAACAACGTCACGGGCCTGCCCGAATACAACTACGTGCACTACCGCGACGCCAAAGGCCAGCCCGACGCCCTCGACATCGACGCGCTGCAGAGCTACGACCTGGTGATAAACACCGTGCCGCCGGTGCGCCAGGAAAACCTGCAGATCCGGCCGGGCAAGGCCAACGTGCTGACCTACAAAACGCCGCAGGGCACGCTCTGGCTGCAGAACCCTAACGTGACGCCCAACCCCTACGGCACGGTGCAGGCCGTTATCCGGCAGCCCGGCAAGGACGGCACGCTGCTGGCTCTGCCCTTCGGGGCGCGGCAGAAGCTGCTGGCCGGCACCTACGAAGTGGAGCTGCTGACGCTGCCCCGGCAGGTGCGGCGCATCAACATCCGGCAGGGCCAGGAAACCACCGTCACGTACCCGGCGCCCGGCATCCTCAACATCGTGTCGGACCTGAAAGGCTACGGCAGCATCTACCGCCTCAACGACGACGAAACCCAGACCTGGCTCTACAACCTTCCCGACGGCGGCAGCAGCAAAATAAACGTGCCAATGCAGCCCGGCGCCTACCGCCTCATCTTCCGCACCAAAACCGCCACCGGCAGCCAGTTCACCGACGTGCGCAACTTCACCATCCGCTCGGGCCAGACCAGCTCGGTTAGCATCTTTGGCCGATGAGGAACTGGGAGGACACACAAGAGCTACTACGCCCCTATTTCGAATTGCTTGCTTTTTTTATGATTTTTCTACTGGTATTCAGCATCATGCAATATCAGCAACACCAACAGCAATTTTATAAGAAACTGAACAAAGATGGTATACAGGCTTGCGCTAGCATTGAGAACGATCATTACACAAAAGGCACACACACGTATTCATTGAATTATCTAAATAATAACAAGCCAGTTTCAGCCATTGGCTATTCACAAAACAAGTATTCAATAGGCGACTCTTTATCAATACTATTTCTCCCTGAAGAAGATGAAGTACTTATTCAGGAGTAATATGCCCACGACGATGCCTTCCGTTTCAACTATAGACCTCGAACCGGCCGCTACGCAGCTCCGCTCCGATGGCTACGCCATCCTGCCCGGCGTTTTCACCCCGGCCGAAACGGCGGCTTTGCTGCGCACCATCGCCACGGCCGATACCACCTCACCCAGCTTCCGGCGCAGCCAAGACGTGTTTGCCATCCGGAATCTGCTGCAGGAGCTTCCAGCGTTGCAGGAGCAACTCCTGACGCCCGGGCTGCGGGAAGTGCTGGCGGCGCTGTTTCCAGCCCAAACGCCGCATCTGGTGAAGGCTATCTACTTCGATAAGCCGGCCGGCTCCAACTGGCTGGTGGCCTGGCATCAGGATGTGATGGTGGCTGTAACCGACCGGGTAGAACTGCCCGGCTACGGCCCCTGGAGCAGCAAGGGCGGCGAAACCACCGTGCTGCCGCCCCGCGAAATCCTGGAAAGCATCGTCACAGTGCGCCTGCACCTCGACGACTGCGACGCCAGCAACGGCGCGCTGCGGGTGGTGCCCGGCTCGCACCGCCACGGCGTCATCCCCAACGACCAACATCCTACCTTTACCCCGAAGGCGCTGACGTGCGCCGTGCCCGCCGGGGGCGTGATGCTGATGCAGCCACTCACGCTGCACGCTTCCAACCGCAGCACCAGCGCCCAGTCGCGCCGCGTGATTCACCTGGAGTTCAGCGCGGCCGAGCTGCCCGATGGGCTGCAGTGGCGCGAGCGGCTGGCACTTCCTCTGACATAAAAACCCAAGACCCTTAGTCCCCAAGCCCCCAACATCCAACCCATGAAAGATTTCCCCTACACTGAATCGAAGGACACCCGCAGCGGCTTTGGGGCCGGCCTGCACGAGCTGGGCAAAACCAACCCCAATGTGGTAGCGCTGTGCGCCGACCTGATTGGCTCGCTCAAGATGGACGCCTTCGTGAAGGACTTCCCCGAGCGGTTTTTCCAGGTGGGCATTGCCGAGGCCAACATGATGGGCCTGGCCGCCGGCCTCACTATTGGCGGTAAAATCCCGTTCACGGGCACCTTCGCCAACTTCAGCACCGGCCGCGTCTACGACCAAATCCGGCAGAGCATTGCCTACTCGGGCAAGAACGTGAAGATCTGCGCTTCGCACGCCGGCCTCACGCTGGGCGAAGACGGCGCCACCCACCAGATTCTGGAGGACATCGGGCTGATGAAGATGCTGCCCCACATGTGCGTCATCAACCCCTGCGACTACAACCAGACCAAAGCCGCCACCCTGGCCATCGCCGATTACGAGGGCCCCGTATACCTGCGTTTCGGCCGCCCCGTGGTGCCCAACTTCACCCCCGCCGACCAGGAGTTTGAAATCGGCAAAGGCGTGGTGCTGAACGAAGGCGCCGACGTGAGCATCTTCGCCACCGGCCATTTGGTGTGGAAGGCCATTCTAGCGGGCAAGCTGCTGGCCGAGAAAGGCATCAACGCCGAAATCATCAACATCCACACCATCAAGCCGCTGGACGCGCAGCTGATTCTGGAGTCGGCGCGCAAGACGCGCTGCGTGGTGACGGCCGAAGAGCACCAGATGAACGGCGGCCTGGGCGACTCCATCGCCCAGCTGCTGGCCCGCGAGGAGCCCCTGCCGCTGGAAATGGTGGCCGTCAACGACTCGTTCGGCGAGTCGGGCACGCCCGACCAGCTGATGGAGAAGTACGAGCTCAACGAAGCCGCCATCGTGCGCGCCGTGGAGAAGGTAATGGCCCGCCGGAAGTAGGTTTCCGACAGCCGACCCAAATGCCCAACGCCCCGGCCGCACGTGTTGCGGCCGGGGCGTTGTGGCGTTAAGGCAAGTCCCTCACGCCAGAATATCGGCAATGATGGCGACGTGGTGGCGGGTATGGATTTCCAGAAACCGGAGGGCCTGGTCGCGCCGCAGGTCGCCGAAGTAGGGATGGTAGAAGTAGCTGCCCGCCGGCAGCGCGGCCAGCCGGGGCAGTATGGCGCGCGTGCGGGCCAGGTGGGCCGTCAGCGTTTCGGCCGAGATGGGGCCCTTCGGCAGCACCACTTCCGGCGACTTGGCCCGGCCGCGCGGAATCCGCTTGAACGTGAAAAACACCAGCCGCCCCAAGCTGAACCGCCACCGGTAGCGGGCGGGGTCGGAGGCGGCCAGCACCTGCTGGATACCGTTGAGCGTGAGCAGCGTGTGCTCGATGTGCCAGCCCACCGAGGCCTGGGAAACCGCTTGGTTCAGGGTTTCGTGGCGGGCAATGCTTTGCTCAAGCTGTTGCAGTAAGGTTTCGAGTTGGGTCATGTGGGTTGTTCCGTTGACACGTTCCTGTTGCAGAGACGGGCGTCGTATGTGGGCACTGAAATCGGTTTTCGGGCGCGCCAACATATTCGCTGCGCGGCGCCACCGGGCGGCGCGGCAACTGCTACTGTTTGGCCCCGCACCCGGCGCAGAACTTCTGGCTGGGCTGCACGGAGGCCCCACAGTCGCCGCAGAATTTCTCTTTGGGCGCGGCGGCGGCGCTGGCGGTGCCGCATTCGGGGCAGAATTTCTGGCCGGGCTGCAGGCGAGCCTGGCAGTTGGGGCACTGCTCTACCTTGGCCTGGCCCAGAAAATCGAGGTCCTGAGTGTAGTTGTGCTCCCGGGTTTTGGTCTGGATCTGCTCGCGGGCGGCCTGGCGCTGCTGGGCGGCCAGCTCCTCGTGCTCGTTGGGGGCGCAGTCTTCGCAGAGGCCGGCGGTGTGGTTCCAGCACACATCGGGGCACACCCAGTGGCCGCAGCGGGTGCACTGCTTGAAGTAGGTTTTGCCTTCCTGCACGGCCGTTTCCAGGGCGTCGTCGTGGGCCTTGCCGCCGATGGCGCGCTGCACATGGTAGGCGGCGGTGCCGGCATCGTAGAAGTGCCCGCCGAACAGGCTACCGGCGGCCCGCATCAGCTCCCCGGCAATCCCAATTTTATTGGGCAGAAAGCGCGACATGTGCCCGTTGCGGCACTTGTCGCAGTAAAACTTGAACTGAAAGCCCTTGTCGGTGCTGAGGTCGTCGTGGTTGGCCACGAAGTGAATCATGCTGCTCATAGCGGTGGTAGTAGGTGCGAGGGCTGAAATTAGCATTTTACTATATCTGCGCTGCTTTTTTCAACTGTTACATTTCTGCTTTCCACGCCCCAAGCTACCGGCCAGCCGGCTTACGCACTGCCGGCCGGGCAGCAGGCTTGCGCACTGCCGGCTTCCCGGCCGCTGGTTTGGCTGCTGGTTTAGCCGCCGCCGGCCGGACCAGCGGTTTCGGGGCTTCGTCTGGCAGCCAGGTGGCCCGAAACCCATAGTCGGGCGCGAAGGGTGGGCGGCCCAGCGGGCGCAGCGGCGGTACCGTGAACGTCAGCTGGCCGGTGGCATCGGTGCGGGCCTCGGTGGTGAACTGCGCAATGCGGCCGCCCTGCGCCACCGGGCCGCCGGCACGGAGGGCGTAGAACGGATAAGTGCTGAAGAATTCCAGGCGGTAGCGGCCCGGGCGGGTCATGCCGGGCAGGCTCACGGTCTGGCCTATCAGGGCCGGAATGCTGTCGGGGGTGCTGGGCTGGTTGTCGTTGAAGCGCAGGCAGGTGGTATCGGTGAACGAGCCGGCCTGGTGGGGCAGCTGGTACCAGTAGCTGGCGCGGTTGTGCACCCAGCCCAGCACCCGCGCCGGGCTCCGCAGCGCAAACACTTCCAGGCGCGCGTCAGACGTGAAAGCCCCGCCGGGCTCCAGCGAAACCGTGTCCCTGGCGGGGCTGCCGGCGGCCCACACCGGCACACAGTTGCCGGGCGTGGTGGGCGTGTGCGGGGTATCTTTAGGGCCGACCATGCCGGGGCAGGCACTGGCCAGCACCTCGTAGTCTTCACTGAAGATGGGGCTACCGGCCAGAAATAGCTGCAGCGGCTTGAAATAGTGGTATTGCCCGCCGTAGCAGAGCCCGAATACCTGGTTGGCCCACCAATACAGCGCCGCCCCGCCCGAGCCGTTGAACGCCGACGACCAGAGCGTGTTGTGCATCTCAATCAGGTCGTGGTAGCGGACGCCGGGCGGGTAGCGCGGGGCCGTGAAGTTGGAGCTGCCGTACCAGCACTGCTTTTCGATACCCAGCCCAAACTCGGCCAGCTGGTAGGGCTTGCCGGGGAAATGCACCGCGGCCCGCCGGGCCAGATAGGCGCGCTGGTGCTCCACGTTCAGGTCGGAGCTGTAGTAGTGGTCCTGCACGAAATCCAGCTCCGGAGCCTGATAGAGCGGCTTGCCATCGGGGCCAAGGTAGTCGCCGCTGAAGGCGTAGCCCAGCGAGTTGGTGTAGAGGTACTGCGGGGCCAGGGTGCGGGCGTAGGCTATCATCTCGCGCACCCAGCTGCCCACGCGGGCCGAGTTGCCGGGGTTCCAGAAGTTGTCGGCTTTACCGCCGAACAGGTCGGCCTCGTTCATCATTTCCAGCCCGAAAATGGCCGGCGAGTAGCCCCAGCGGGCCACCACGTAGCGGATGCGCTGCCGGAACAGCTGCCGGCTCACGGAGTCAGTGAAGAAGCGGATGGGCGGCGCGCCCGGCGCCAGCCGCTGCCGGTACGGGTGCCGCTGCCAGGCCTGGCCCACCTCCCCGTTGTCGGCAATATCCGTGACCGAGGACAGCGCAATCTG from Hymenobacter canadensis harbors:
- a CDS encoding lipocalin family protein — its product is MSNNLLKRRKPVLLASVAAAVATGVAAYAFARRKLHPPLPTVAHVDLHKYMGLWYEVARLPTRFEKGCQHVTAEYTLRPDGKVTVRNTCHKEGLNGPVETVTGTARVVDAVTNAKLKVSFFWPFEGDYWIIALDHSDYRHALVAGGPDRTNLWLLSRTPHMERNLRDHYLAKARELGFDVDRILFTPQPIAGKP
- a CDS encoding DinB family protein — protein: MTQLETLLQQLEQSIARHETLNQAVSQASVGWHIEHTLLTLNGIQQVLAASDPARYRWRFSLGRLVFFTFKRIPRGRAKSPEVVLPKGPISAETLTAHLARTRAILPRLAALPAGSYFYHPYFGDLRRDQALRFLEIHTRHHVAIIADILA
- a CDS encoding M23 family metallopeptidase, producing the protein MPNTLFTSFSRRLLSLAALPLLLTWPPTSCEGQAPDSSAPKPAPAATADARRPSVPAGYFLFPIKPGVQNYLAGSMGELRPNHFHGGLDIKTDGRVDLPVYAAADGYISRMKQSSYGYGNVLYITHPNGLTTVYGHLNHFKGPVAAELLRRQYEKQTYDLELFFDKTQFPVKRGEVVALSGNTGGSAGPHLHWEVRTPDDHQLNPLQFGGFPEIQDHVAPQLQAFAVEALGIEARVQGRFGKSIFVPKAPMLPNGGGYVWADTIAAFGQVGLLVQGFDRFDGVWNKNGLQRVDVRVNGQPLYTHVVDDIPFPEGSRQINRHVDYEWRATQGRQLERLFVDDGNDLSMYKTGPAKGKLRVEAGKLYAVEIMLADSYGNRTPLRFVLRGEQPVYYKTRSALVKKPTLRYDISRNLLLATASDPDTASVGGPLTLYKGNRRLTLRPSYTVQSENTYLYDLRAGLPDSLSFQGVTRRFDRQASIPSGRDFAFSTSALQLGFAPKTLFDTLYVQTSYAAGLWTVHLPRTPLYETLRLTLRPETPVTDPRRTAIYSIAPNGGKGYVGGKWAADNTTVSAPIKTFGRFRLLTDTIPPSGRLLSKGPGGVVFKVGDDLSGLASYRLEVNGQFHLLRFEHKNATLFSERSDTLGPVLRGPATLRLTDQAGNEKVLNVVL
- a CDS encoding transketolase, with the protein product MSHDANSFAASSETHAPEATKSVAELQQIAAQVRRDIVRMVHAVNSGHPGGSLGCTDLLVALYFKVMKHTPQPFDMNGTNQDLFFLSNGHISPVFYSVLARSGYFPVSELATFRKLNSRLQGHPATHEHLPGVRIASGSLGQGLSVATGAAQAKKLNGDDRTVFVLMGDGELQEGQIWEAALYAPHHKVDNLIAFVDRNGQQIDGPTDKIGGLGDLRAKFESFNWQVLETNGNDLPTLLATIEEAQNLLGQGRPVMVLMDTQMGFGVDFMMGSHKWHGVAPNDEQLEKALQQLLVEEAGDY
- a CDS encoding transketolase family protein, coding for MKDFPYTESKDTRSGFGAGLHELGKTNPNVVALCADLIGSLKMDAFVKDFPERFFQVGIAEANMMGLAAGLTIGGKIPFTGTFANFSTGRVYDQIRQSIAYSGKNVKICASHAGLTLGEDGATHQILEDIGLMKMLPHMCVINPCDYNQTKAATLAIADYEGPVYLRFGRPVVPNFTPADQEFEIGKGVVLNEGADVSIFATGHLVWKAILAGKLLAEKGINAEIINIHTIKPLDAQLILESARKTRCVVTAEEHQMNGGLGDSIAQLLAREEPLPLEMVAVNDSFGESGTPDQLMEKYELNEAAIVRAVEKVMARRK
- a CDS encoding DUF5060 domain-containing protein, with protein sequence MKLLLHFILGVLLSGLASGPAWALRITEHRRVGVVPPARLQKLELGLALATAPVQNPYDPAEITVGAEFTSPSGVVHRAVGFWYQDFRRCTTCAPFPRQSATDTCTYCTTCPEDPRYLVPVPTRLPWRIRFAPPEAGRWSYRLLVRHHDSSTVSAPTYFTVAATDNPGFVRVHPNGRNFAFTDGRVFFPLGMNVVNNGVEERYTRLPYQDVRDGIRKIADNGGNFARLMLMPGQFSPEGADGPAGRYDTRQNRAYDLDALVEQAARRRVYLQIALSSVTDIADNGEVGQAWQRHPYRQRLAPGAPPIRFFTDSVSRQLFRQRIRYVVARWGYSPAIFGLEMMNEADLFGGKADNFWNPGNSARVGSWVREMIAYARTLAPQYLYTNSLGYAFSGDYLGPDGKPLYQAPELDFVQDHYYSSDLNVEHQRAYLARRAAVHFPGKPYQLAEFGLGIEKQCWYGSSNFTAPRYPPGVRYHDLIEMHNTLWSSAFNGSGGAALYWWANQVFGLCYGGQYHYFKPLQLFLAGSPIFSEDYEVLASACPGMVGPKDTPHTPTTPGNCVPVWAAGSPARDTVSLEPGGAFTSDARLEVFALRSPARVLGWVHNRASYWYQLPHQAGSFTDTTCLRFNDNQPSTPDSIPALIGQTVSLPGMTRPGRYRLEFFSTYPFYALRAGGPVAQGGRIAQFTTEARTDATGQLTFTVPPLRPLGRPPFAPDYGFRATWLPDEAPKPLVRPAAAKPAAKPAAGKPAVRKPAARPAVRKPAGR
- a CDS encoding phytanoyl-CoA dioxygenase family protein; this encodes MPSVSTIDLEPAATQLRSDGYAILPGVFTPAETAALLRTIATADTTSPSFRRSQDVFAIRNLLQELPALQEQLLTPGLREVLAALFPAQTPHLVKAIYFDKPAGSNWLVAWHQDVMVAVTDRVELPGYGPWSSKGGETTVLPPREILESIVTVRLHLDDCDASNGALRVVPGSHRHGVIPNDQHPTFTPKALTCAVPAGGVMLMQPLTLHASNRSTSAQSRRVIHLEFSAAELPDGLQWRERLALPLT
- a CDS encoding zinc ribbon domain-containing protein, with amino-acid sequence MSSMIHFVANHDDLSTDKGFQFKFYCDKCRNGHMSRFLPNKIGIAGELMRAAGSLFGGHFYDAGTAAYHVQRAIGGKAHDDALETAVQEGKTYFKQCTRCGHWVCPDVCWNHTAGLCEDCAPNEHEELAAQQRQAAREQIQTKTREHNYTQDLDFLGQAKVEQCPNCQARLQPGQKFCPECGTASAAAAPKEKFCGDCGASVQPSQKFCAGCGAKQ
- a CDS encoding vWA domain-containing protein, with translation MSLATWPGAGLRAQNAPPAKPRVTRILFLLDASGSMLAPWEGRARMDVAKGLLARMVDSLNAYPNLELGLRAYGHLHDKSENNCEDSKLEVAFAPKNAAAIKAKLKTIEPRGNTPITFSLLQSAGDFPTDKTARNVLILITDGLESCKGDPCATSLALQRKRVFLKPFVIGIGAEREFGKQLECLGQYYNAADVKTFRTILNDVVAQTLAKTTVAVNLTDEAGRGVETNVNLTFLNNVTGLPEYNYVHYRDAKGQPDALDIDALQSYDLVINTVPPVRQENLQIRPGKANVLTYKTPQGTLWLQNPNVTPNPYGTVQAVIRQPGKDGTLLALPFGARQKLLAGTYEVELLTLPRQVRRINIRQGQETTVTYPAPGILNIVSDLKGYGSIYRLNDDETQTWLYNLPDGGSSKINVPMQPGAYRLIFRTKTATGSQFTDVRNFTIRSGQTSSVSIFGR
- the bcp gene encoding thioredoxin-dependent thiol peroxidase codes for the protein MPIPQIGDAAPAFEAPDQHGNLHRLQDYAGRKVALYFYPKDDTSGCTAQACDLRDNYQSLQAAGIQVLGVSIDSEKSHKKFADKYELPFPLLVDEDKKLVEAYGVWQEKSMYGRKYMGTMRYTFLIDADGRIEKVITKVDTKNHAAQLL